Genomic DNA from Lactuca sativa cultivar Salinas chromosome 8, Lsat_Salinas_v11, whole genome shotgun sequence:
GAGTATCGACTACCATGTGAAGCTATGTCGATATTCATAAtaccaaataaatataaaaattgacaaaaatgattaaaaaaaaaaagaaaaagaaaaaccaatgaactaataatataccccTCGAAAATTAGCGTCGATATAATAGTTCTTTAGCAAAGTCATATGCCTCGCTCCCTACCTAGGTATCTCCCTCATTCATTCATATTCAATATTTCAATGGCTACAATTTGCGGCAGCAAGCCAGCAACGACATTGGCGGTCCTATGTGGCTTGTCATCGTTGCCATCTCTTTCATCCTTATCCACTGTGCCCTAAATCTAAGCCTCCTATAAATCTTCCTCCCCATCTTTCTAAGACCTTTTCTCTAAAATCTCTAAAATCTCCGCTTCATTTTCTCATTTCCAAATACCCTTTTCGTAAACCCATCTCAATCTGATAAATTTGTTTTCTTTCCCCAATTATGCTTGTTGTTGAAGTTTTCTGGGAGATACTAAAGAGACCCACATTGGGGGAAATTGTTAGAGAGATGTTGATGATTCTGGGTCCTGTTGGGATTGCCTTCTTTCTTGGGGTTATGATTGGTTGGGCGTGGAAACCCAGATGGGCTAACTTAGGCAATTGCGAAATCGATTCTTTAGTATCTTCATCTCCTCCTCTGAGTTTAATGCCCTCGACTCTTAAGAATCAAGACTTCGGGTCAAAGTCAAACCAGAGCCTTCAGCATCCATCGTCTGTTAACATGGATAGAAATGTTGTTGAAGGACCCACCACATTGCTTTTGAGCAGCAATCCCAATTGCAGGTAATTGTTGAATTGTGTCAGGATTTGCTGCCGTTTCTTTGTCAATCTAAAACCATAGATTCACCATAGTTAGCTTTCTGTACTATAGAAACTGTAATACGCATCTTTCGACATTCCTGTAGTTCATCAATTGCCAAAAAAGACGAGAACCGTCTTCTTCTTACAGACGAAGATTTAAAACATCTATGGCATCTCGTGGAAAAGAAAGACGGCGGTCCACAATGGAAGCATATGATGAATCGCTCAACCCCTAGCATGCAATATCAAGCCTGGCAAAGAGATCCCGAGGTACTTTCTCCTTTCTTCTTGATTCAACGATTCATCCACCTTCACATTTTCAATCCCCAAACAATTGAGTTGTCTTTCTAATTTGTGGGCATTGTAGACTGGCCCTCCTCAATATTGCAGTAAGACTGTATATGAAAACGCGACACCTGAGTTGATGAGGGATTTCTTCTGGGACGATGAATTTCGGTTCAAGTGGGATGATATGCTTTCACATGCTGCAATCCTGGAAGAATTCCCTAATTCTGGAACAAGCGTAGTACATTGGATACGTAAGGTAAGTCAAGTTCTCTAATTTACATCATCTTCTGTCTCCTTTATATTTATTTCCTAATTCTTTCACATGCATATGGCTATATGCACAGTTCCCTTTTTTCTGTAGTGATAGAGAATACACAATTGGTCGCCGCATATGGGAACTTGAAAGATCTTATTACTGCGTTACAAAGGTACGTataccaaaataaacatataCTAATAATTCAACAGCTTCTTTGTTTGTTTTGACCTAATTTTCTTGTTACAGGGAGTACCCATCCCTTGGGTCCCAAGGAAGCAGAAACCAAGGCGTGTTGATCTATATTATTCAAGTTGGTTTATTCAATCAGGTAATCATATGCATATAGCAAAAGTGGCTGATTTGTTTTTGTACCAATTATTGACTCACATGGATATGTTTAAAATTAATGACACAGTGGAATCAAAGTGTGAGGTGACATTCTTCCATCATGAAGATATGGGGATCTCTTGGGAAATTGCAAAATTTGGAGTAAGGCAAGGGATGTGGGGAGCAGCTAGGAAAGTTGAAAGAGGGTTTCGATTATATCAACAGGAAAGAGCTTTTTCAAAAACAATATCGCTTCATGTGGTTATGGATCAGATGAGTACCAAAATTGATGAAAAATACTTGGCTTCTTTAGAATCtgaggaggaagaggaagaagatgatgaagtagcAGATATGGCAGAAACCACCACCAAAGTAGCAGAGGTGGTGGGGATGAAGGTGCCAAAGCTCTTACTATTTGGTGGAGTGGTTATGGTGGCATGTAGTATTGATCGTGGTCTGTTTAGTAAAGCTGTAATATTTGGTGTTGCCAAGAGGTTTGGGTCCATAGGGAGGCAAGTGGGCCCTCAAAGATGACACTGTGGCATTCTCCCGATTTGGTCTCTTTTTGTACATTTGTTACTTAGAAATTACTAGAATATAAATCACCAGTTTCTTGCACCAGTTTCGTTCAGTATTTGAGGGGATACCATGATCCAACTCTTCACCTATGTTGATTATCACAGTAGAAGATGTAAATGGATATACTTGGTCAAGAACAAGTCAAAATTTTATAATATGGTGCACATAGTTCGACAAAAGAATGAAAATGCTCTTTTTGGATAATGCCAAAGATCTTGTTTGCAAAAATGTCTTCAATGAACGAGGAATTATCCATAGAAATCGTGTGCTTGTTGTTGGAAATAAGTGAGATTTTGGGatgtatatgataatcaatagaGTGTTATTGTTAGAATTGGAAATACTCTTGGATTACATATGTTGGGAAGTGAGGTAGATTTTGGCTGGACTGCTTTTGGATTGTGTGTGTTCGTATTTTGAACAAATCACAATCAAAGGACAATACTGGAATCGTGTAAATGGTCACTCGGATCTTAAACCCAAAATGTGTATTACATATTTACATATATCGGTAATTACCCACAATGGACAAGGATGACGTGTTTATAGTACTAAAATGGTTTTAGACGATTGACGGTGGTTATAGTTGACCCCATCAACTACCTCAACACAATCGATTCCAACAATAAAACTGACTCCTAAGCCAACTCACACAGTGAATCCATAATAACGGTTCTTTACTTTAAAATTAAGTGTATTATTCAGCATGTCTAGTCAAATAGAGAAATAGTGGATCCTTGTATTTAGGAGTATCGGTGTATCTTATGTATATAAATACCATGTACATTCATGGGTGATAATCAATAGAAAAAGAAGTGAAAAACATTTGATCGCCAAATTTCTTTTGTATATGGTATCAGAGCACAAATTGAGTACTCATCCTCCACCACTCTTTATTGGCAGACTGTTAAACGCATATTACGATATCTACAAGGCA
This window encodes:
- the LOC111903398 gene encoding uncharacterized protein LOC111903398 — its product is MLVVEVFWEILKRPTLGEIVREMLMILGPVGIAFFLGVMIGWAWKPRWANLGNCEIDSLVSSSPPLSLMPSTLKNQDFGSKSNQSLQHPSSVNMDRNVVEGPTTLLLSSNPNCSSSIAKKDENRLLLTDEDLKHLWHLVEKKDGGPQWKHMMNRSTPSMQYQAWQRDPETGPPQYCSKTVYENATPELMRDFFWDDEFRFKWDDMLSHAAILEEFPNSGTSVVHWIRKFPFFCSDREYTIGRRIWELERSYYCVTKGVPIPWVPRKQKPRRVDLYYSSWFIQSVESKCEVTFFHHEDMGISWEIAKFGVRQGMWGAARKVERGFRLYQQERAFSKTISLHVVMDQMSTKIDEKYLASLESEEEEEEDDEVADMAETTTKVAEVVGMKVPKLLLFGGVVMVACSIDRGLFSKAVIFGVAKRFGSIGRQVGPQR